In the Nitrospirota bacterium genome, GCACCTCCGGAAATTACAGTTCCGAAAAGATTGCCAATATGCTGACTTATATTCAAGTCGACACCATGAAAATCATGGGAAAAGTTTTTTGTATTCATATTGTTATGAATGATTCTCATAATATTAACCGGACACTACTGAGATGAAGCGTTTGTTAAAAAGCTGCGTAAAAACAAAATGGAATTCCACGTGTGGAATGTCAACGATATTGAGACTGCGGATTATTTTCGAAATCTCGGAGCTGACTCCATGACAACAGACAGGCCCGGCTGGCTGAGAGAAGTACTCCGTGCTGATTAATATCATTTGATTAACTTTGTATAATATAAAAGCGATACCTGTTTAACATGGAAGATATTATGGTAAATAAAAACCCGGACCTTGGCGGACTCTCTGTACTTGTGATCGAAGATGACCCGTCTTCATCAAGCCGGATTGAAAGCGGCCTGAAAGATTTCGGAGCGCAGGTGTATACTGCCGCAACCGCTTCGGAGGTCTCCGGGACACTTTCGCTTGAACAGGTCAATGTAATACTCATCTCGCTGACACTTGCAGATGAAAAATGCCTGAGCATCATAAAAGATTACAAGGCAGCACATCCCGGCACACTCTTTTATCTTCTGGCCGAGCAGAACTACTGCCATGTGGAGCCTGTTGAAGGGTCGGTCAGGCAGATACTTGATGACTGCCTTCAAAAGCCTCTTGATGTGGAAAGATTTGCAGGCATAGTGGGCGCGAGCTTCGGCAGGCCCCGCACATCGACTTCCCTGTCGGTGATCGAGCCGTTAAGCGTGAAGGCCAAACCATACTTCATCTTCCGCTCCTACACTATGAGACTCGCGCTCTCCACCCTTCCGCAGATCGCAGCCTCAGAGCAGACAGTTCTCGTCTCAGGGGAGACAGGCACGGGAAAAGAACTGGTCGCTCGCGCGATACACATGTTAAGCCCGCGCTCCGACGGACCATTTGTGCCTATAAACTGCGGCGCGATCCCTGAAAGTTTGATTGAGAGCGAGCTCTTCGGGCATGAAAAAGGCGCCTTCACCGGGGCGTTAAAAAGCAGGAAGGGAAAATTTGAGACCGCCCATAACGGGACCCTGTTTCTTGATGAGATCGGCGATATGCCTCTTATCCTGCAGATCCGTCTGCTGCGCGTGCTTGAAGACGGAGAGGTTTACCGCGTCGGCAGTGATAAACGGATACCGGTTAACGTCAGGGTGATAACAGCCACGCATATGGACCTTGAAGGCGCTGTTGGCAACGGCCTTTTCCGCAAAGACCTTTACTACCGTTTAAACGTACTCCGCGTCCACCTGCCGCCCCTCAGGGAGCGCGTTGATGACATCCCCGTGCTTGCGCTTCATTTTCTTGAGAGGACCTTTGACGAAATGGGACATTCAAAACCCTACCCGTCTTTTTCACCGGAAACCGTTCACCTTCTTCAACAATATCAGTGGCCTGGAAATGTCAGGGAGCTCAGGAATATCATGACGCGTGTTGCGACCCTGCTGCCGCCTGACACAAAACGGATATTCCCCATGCATATACTTCCACACCTTGGTGAGATAAAAAGCCCTGAAAGCGAATCAGATATCCTGCCGTCTTCCGAAGGGACATTTATTCCAAAAGGCACCCCC is a window encoding:
- a CDS encoding sigma-54-dependent Fis family transcriptional regulator is translated as MVNKNPDLGGLSVLVIEDDPSSSSRIESGLKDFGAQVYTAATASEVSGTLSLEQVNVILISLTLADEKCLSIIKDYKAAHPGTLFYLLAEQNYCHVEPVEGSVRQILDDCLQKPLDVERFAGIVGASFGRPRTSTSLSVIEPLSVKAKPYFIFRSYTMRLALSTLPQIAASEQTVLVSGETGTGKELVARAIHMLSPRSDGPFVPINCGAIPESLIESELFGHEKGAFTGALKSRKGKFETAHNGTLFLDEIGDMPLILQIRLLRVLEDGEVYRVGSDKRIPVNVRVITATHMDLEGAVGNGLFRKDLYYRLNVLRVHLPPLRERVDDIPVLALHFLERTFDEMGHSKPYPSFSPETVHLLQQYQWPGNVRELRNIMTRVATLLPPDTKRIFPMHILPHLGEIKSPESESDILPSSEGTFIPKGTPLDKAEELLIQEALKQTDGNRTRAARLLGISLRTLRRKLNK